CCGCCGGCTATTTCCATTGCGCGTGCGTTGATCGAGCACTGGTACCGCACGCATGGCTGAGCGCACCCACCGCGCCTGCGAGTTGGTGAATGCCCGCGATTGCGGTGCACCGCGGCGCTACGTGTGCAGCGCCGGCGCGCGGCACACGCACGCCGGTTGCGCCCGCTCGGCTAGACTCGGCTGAGGAGGCCCGCCCATGTTCACCACCCTGGTTGCCGTCATCGTTGCGCTCGCGCTGGGGCATGTGCTGCCTGCCCAGGTGGTGCGGCTGCGCCGTTTCGAGTGGTTTGCGCAGTGGCTGCGCCGGCTGGACAGCTACGCCGCCGGGCGCGGTGCGTGGCAGGGCCGCTATGGCGTGCTGCTGGCCTTGCTGCCGGCCCTGGCGGTGGTGCTCCTGCTGCAATGGCTGCTGGACGATGTGTGGCACGGATTTCTGGCCTTGCTGTTCGGCGTGGCGGTCTTGGCCTGGACCTGGGGCCCGCGCGATCTGGACCGCGATGTGGAAGCGGTGATCGACGCCGATGAGCCGGCGCTGCGGCGCGAGGCCATTTCGCACCTGCAGGCGGCCGGCGGCAGCGTGCATGAAGATGCGCCATCGCTGGTGGAAGCGGTGGTGGTGAACGGCCTGCGCCGCTGGTTTGCAGTGCTGTGGTGGTTCCTGCTGCTGGGGCCGTTCGGCGCGGTGCTGTATCGGCTCACTGCGTTGGCAGTGGAAAGCCCGGTGTCGGTGTTGCTGCCGCCCCGCAACCTGGCCGGCGCGCGCTGGTTGCTGGCCGCGCTGGAATGGCCGGTGGCGCAGTTGATGACGGTGTCGATGGCGCTGGTGGGTAACTTCGACACGGTGTTCCGCGCCTGGCGCGAAGCGCATGGCAATCGCTGGTCGCTGGAGCCGCATTTTCTCGGTGCGGTGGGGCGTGCCAGCGTCAGTGCCGAGCTGCGCGAAGAAGCGCACGACTACACGGACTCGGGCTTGGTGCCAGTGTGGCGCCGCCTGCCCGAAGTGCGCGATGCAATGAGCCTGGTGTGGCGCGTGTTGCTGTTGTGGATGGTAATACTGGCGCTGTTGGTGATTGCCGGTTGGGTGCGCTAAGCGGTGCGTGCATTGCCACTTGTGAGCACTGCAGAATCCGCGCGTAGCGACTTAGAGCAGCTATCAAAACGACTGCGCACCCACCTGACAACTGCTCGCTACGTTTTGTTAGCCGCTCTTAATAAAGCATCAACCGATCACGCAGCTGTTCTCTGTCGAGGCCTGCATGCGATTCGAACATCGCGTTCAATTTGCAGAGTTGTTGGAGCAACGATCCGATCAGAGGCGATCTGTTAGTCGTTGCTGCAACCAGTAATCGAAAGCTCAAGCGCATCTTCTTTGACATCAGCGAAGATCCGGCTTCCATCGGTAAACTGGATAACGAGCTCGCTGGATCGGTGGCGCCAGACCGTTTGAACAATCTTTCCTGCGAGATGCGCGGTCTGCTTCTTCTTCAAGTGTCACTGCGTTTTGCTTTCCGTCCTAGCCAGGTGCCAGCAGCGTAAACGGGTACCACGGCAGATTCCGTGCAATCCAATACGTGGGAAGTGCCCATAGCCAAAACTTGGGTTCGGACATCACCGCCACCACCGGGGCGAACCAGCGGGCGCGCCAGCCGGCTTTCCAGGCGATCAGGCCGGGCAGGGTGAACAGCCCAAGCACTGCGGCGGGGTTCATGGCGAAGGCGCCGGGCAGATCGAAATGCACCAGCGCATACAACGCGCGGGTCATGCCGCAACCGGGGCAGTAGCACCCGGTGACGGCGCGGAACATGCAGGGCGGGAACGGGCTGTTGCTCGCGTTCGGGTCGAAGCGATACAGCAGCGACACGCCGACGGCGGCCACGCTGGTGGCCGCCCCCAGTCCAAGCCAGTGGCGTGGACGCAGCTCCATTACTGCATGTGCTGCAACTGCTGCATGTAGTCCATGTAGCCCTGCATGCCACCGGTGGCGACCATGCCGATGTTGATCAGCAGGCCGATACCGGCCAGCACGGAGGTCACGATGCACCAGGTCTTGGCGGTGTTGGAGGCACGACGCGCGCCGTCGATGTCGC
The nucleotide sequence above comes from Xanthomonas campestris pv. campestris str. ATCC 33913. Encoded proteins:
- a CDS encoding membrane protein, with the protein product MFTTLVAVIVALALGHVLPAQVVRLRRFEWFAQWLRRLDSYAAGRGAWQGRYGVLLALLPALAVVLLLQWLLDDVWHGFLALLFGVAVLAWTWGPRDLDRDVEAVIDADEPALRREAISHLQAAGGSVHEDAPSLVEAVVVNGLRRWFAVLWWFLLLGPFGAVLYRLTALAVESPVSVLLPPRNLAGARWLLAALEWPVAQLMTVSMALVGNFDTVFRAWREAHGNRWSLEPHFLGAVGRASVSAELREEAHDYTDSGLVPVWRRLPEVRDAMSLVWRVLLLWMVILALLVIAGWVR
- a CDS encoding DUF2752 domain-containing protein, whose product is MELRPRHWLGLGAATSVAAVGVSLLYRFDPNASNSPFPPCMFRAVTGCYCPGCGMTRALYALVHFDLPGAFAMNPAAVLGLFTLPGLIAWKAGWRARWFAPVVAVMSEPKFWLWALPTYWIARNLPWYPFTLLAPG